TATAACTTTCTTCACCTTCTGTAAACCTTTCGTTTTCATCACGTCATCCCCTTTCTCATAATAAAGTGAAAATAACTATAGTTGGCTAGTCATCTTCTCTACATCCATTATAAGTCGAGGAGCATAACGAAAAGAACCCTCTAAAAACTTTCTCAAATTCAATTCGTATATTAAATAAATTTTATTTTTTTAAACATGTTAACCTTTTGATCAAAACTTATATAACTTTATAATAAATAACTGTCGCGTCTAAATTACCATTTGGAGATATTGCGTATTCTGGTATTTTTCCAACTTCTTTATAGTCTAGTGATTTATACAATCTATTAGAAGGGTCTCCTTCTCTCGTATCTAGCACTATAAGAGACCTATTTTCTTGCTTCGCTCGTTCCTCTGCTTGTTGCATAAGTGAACGTCCAATGCCATTACGTCTAAAGTTTGGATGAGTCATTAACTTACAAATTTCAGCTCTATGAATCCCATTAGGCTTTGTAACTAAATGTAATTGAATACTCCCTGCCACTTCATTATTTATTTTAGCAACATATAAGATCACTTCTGGTGCTAAAACAGTTTCCCAATACTTCGCTGATTCTTTTTGATCCAGTGGAGGTAAAAAACCAATTGACGCTCCATCATTTACAACCGTTTTCAAAAGTTTAGAAAGCTCTTCCATATCATCATTTATTTGATTAATCTCTTCAATCACTAAATTTCGCATTACTAATCCCCCTTTTGTTTCATTGTACCAATTTTTAAAGCAGGAATAATGATATACTAAGATGAAATTCTTTAAAACATGATTTTTTAGGGAAAGGATAACGATATGAAATATATATTAGATAGAACATATGCAAAAGAATTACTCGAATGGGCATATAAACAAAACCCCGGTCCTTGGTTTGAACATTCAATAAATGTTGCTCAGGCAACTGAAAACATAATTATAGAACTTATTAAAAATGGGTAT
This Bacillus paramycoides DNA region includes the following protein-coding sequences:
- a CDS encoding GNAT family N-acetyltransferase produces the protein MRNLVIEEINQINDDMEELSKLLKTVVNDGASIGFLPPLDQKESAKYWETVLAPEVILYVAKINNEVAGSIQLHLVTKPNGIHRAEICKLMTHPNFRRNGIGRSLMQQAEERAKQENRSLIVLDTREGDPSNRLYKSLDYKEVGKIPEYAISPNGNLDATVIYYKVI